In one Bacillus sp. PK3_68 genomic region, the following are encoded:
- a CDS encoding MalY/PatB family protein, translated as MKYNFDQEINRMKTACEKWDDLETRFGVNNVLPMWVADMDFMAPPAVIEALKERVEHGILGYTYRPDTYFEAIMEWVSRRHQWSIEKEWITHSPGVIPALAFILRSLTQPGDKIIVQSPVYHHFFRVIESQGRTVVNNPLCFEEGRYTMDFADLEAQIDSSVKMLILCSPHNPVGRVWTREELTRLGEICLANNILIVSDEIHFDLVYKKYKHVPIASISEALAKQTITCFSPSKTFNIWGVQTSVVVIPNSDLRELYNREINSMAIGWATPFGITALESSYRFGEEWLEQLIDYLKGNVDFLQSYLKNHIPQIKLIEPEGTYLLWLDCREFGFDVKELDQFMLHKARLALNEGHIFGQGGEGFMRMNIACPRSTLNKALRQLEQAVKQLSHIEK; from the coding sequence ATGAAATACAACTTTGATCAGGAAATTAACCGGATGAAAACGGCTTGCGAAAAGTGGGATGATCTAGAGACGCGCTTTGGTGTGAATAATGTCCTGCCAATGTGGGTGGCTGATATGGATTTTATGGCACCGCCTGCTGTTATCGAAGCCTTAAAGGAAAGGGTAGAGCATGGGATACTCGGTTATACCTATCGCCCAGACACGTATTTTGAAGCCATTATGGAATGGGTGTCACGAAGACATCAATGGTCAATTGAGAAAGAATGGATTACCCATAGCCCGGGTGTTATCCCGGCTTTGGCATTTATCTTACGTTCATTAACCCAGCCAGGTGATAAGATTATCGTTCAATCACCAGTCTACCATCACTTCTTCCGAGTGATTGAATCTCAAGGAAGAACGGTTGTGAACAACCCTCTTTGTTTTGAGGAAGGACGATACACCATGGATTTTGCAGATTTAGAGGCTCAGATTGATTCGTCAGTTAAAATGTTAATCCTTTGTAGCCCGCATAATCCAGTGGGAAGGGTATGGACACGAGAAGAGCTCACACGTCTTGGGGAAATCTGTCTAGCAAACAATATATTGATTGTTTCCGACGAAATTCATTTTGATCTTGTGTACAAAAAGTATAAACATGTCCCAATCGCCTCGATTTCAGAAGCGCTAGCTAAACAGACCATCACGTGCTTCTCGCCAAGTAAGACATTTAATATTTGGGGAGTGCAAACATCTGTTGTTGTTATTCCAAATAGTGATCTGAGAGAACTCTATAATCGTGAAATCAACAGTATGGCAATTGGATGGGCGACCCCATTTGGTATAACTGCTTTGGAAAGTTCCTATCGATTCGGAGAAGAATGGCTAGAACAACTGATTGATTATTTAAAGGGAAATGTTGATTTTCTTCAGAGCTATTTGAAAAATCATATCCCTCAAATCAAACTTATCGAACCGGAGGGGACTTACTTGCTATGGCTCGACTGTCGAGAATTCGGATTTGATGTGAAGGAATTAGACCAATTTATGCTGCATAAAGCAAGATTGGCCTTAAATGAAGGGCACATTTTTGGTCAAGGGGGAGAAGGCTTTATGCGAATGAATATCGCATGTCCCCGTTCTACGTTAAACAAAGCTCTACGCCAATTAGAGCAAGCGGTCAAGCAACTTTCCCATATAGAAAAGTAA
- a CDS encoding cysteine dioxygenase family protein has translation MMNQTNEYDFTDFVREMTVMVERCHNDNECVIEAERLVGKLIQSSSWLSSEKKIPSDKGYARHLLYCDPEDRFEVIALVWKPGQKTTLHDHDNTWGAEGVIEGQIKVTNYIRLKELSGGKIVQLKHVDTTIVGERGTGKLLPPADCHILEGIGNKPAITIHVYGKQLKKFREFTPLDEEGLYIAQEKQVEYTPAQVCIK, from the coding sequence ATGATGAATCAAACTAATGAATATGATTTCACAGATTTTGTTCGTGAGATGACCGTTATGGTTGAACGGTGTCATAATGATAATGAATGTGTTATTGAAGCAGAAAGATTGGTTGGTAAACTAATCCAGTCAAGTTCGTGGCTTTCTTCCGAGAAGAAAATACCCAGTGACAAGGGATACGCACGACATCTGCTGTACTGTGATCCAGAGGATCGTTTCGAAGTGATAGCGCTAGTCTGGAAACCCGGTCAGAAGACCACTCTACATGATCACGATAATACATGGGGAGCAGAAGGAGTCATCGAGGGTCAGATCAAAGTGACTAATTATATACGATTAAAGGAATTATCAGGGGGCAAAATTGTTCAGTTAAAGCATGTAGATACTACAATTGTAGGTGAGCGGGGGACAGGAAAATTATTGCCCCCAGCAGACTGTCACATCTTAGAAGGGATAGGGAATAAACCTGCTATCACTATCCATGTTTACGGAAAACAATTGAAAAAATTTCGGGAATTTACTCCATTAGATGAAGAGGGGCTATATATTGCTCAAGAAAAGCAGGTGGAATACACACCTGCACAGGTGTGTATTAAATAG
- a CDS encoding aminotransferase class I/II-fold pyridoxal phosphate-dependent enzyme: protein MLNPLALELNNKIEDNDAYIYQMLSSLGRSLYFPKGIVSQSTEALQKAHKFNATIGVATKKESPMYLNALQSKLSAFDPKDLYPYAPPTGKMELRKIWKEKLINENPSLSDKNFGIPIVTNGLTHGLSIVADLFVEKGDPIILPDMYWDNYNLTFDFRHGSQTVIYPLFSSTDKFYVEAMEEAMLLCGKSKIILMLNFPNNPTGYTPYEEEVRGIIETIIRIANSGVNIIVVADDAYFGQFYEDSIKESIFSRLIGIHPRVLPIKVDGATKEEYAWGFRVGFLTFGIQNKEVLEALEEKTLASIRSTISCCSHPSQTFILDVLQHPDFKAQRKSNFQIMKSRWQRIKEILSSSDYTDAFEPYPFNSGYFICLRIKQVDAELLREYLVNHYGVGTISFGHNNLRLAFSSVELEDLDKLFVCIYQACKELEKKTVKL from the coding sequence ATGCTAAACCCGTTAGCTCTAGAATTAAATAATAAAATAGAAGACAATGATGCATACATTTATCAAATGTTATCCTCACTTGGAAGGTCCTTGTATTTTCCAAAAGGAATTGTAAGTCAAAGCACAGAAGCGCTTCAGAAAGCCCATAAATTTAATGCAACAATTGGGGTTGCCACTAAAAAAGAAAGCCCAATGTACTTAAACGCTCTACAGAGCAAACTGTCAGCATTTGATCCAAAAGATTTATATCCTTATGCTCCGCCAACTGGAAAAATGGAGCTGCGCAAGATATGGAAGGAAAAGTTAATTAATGAAAATCCCTCATTAAGCGACAAGAACTTTGGTATCCCTATTGTAACTAACGGTCTAACTCATGGATTAAGCATTGTGGCTGATTTATTTGTTGAGAAGGGAGATCCAATAATTTTGCCAGATATGTATTGGGATAATTATAATTTAACCTTTGATTTCCGGCATGGAAGCCAAACAGTAATATATCCCCTTTTTTCAAGCACAGATAAATTCTATGTAGAAGCCATGGAAGAAGCAATGTTACTATGTGGAAAATCAAAAATAATTTTAATGCTGAATTTCCCGAATAATCCGACGGGTTATACACCTTATGAAGAAGAAGTTAGAGGGATCATTGAGACGATCATAAGAATAGCTAATTCGGGTGTTAACATTATTGTAGTAGCAGATGATGCGTATTTTGGACAGTTTTATGAGGATTCAATAAAAGAATCAATTTTTTCACGGTTAATTGGCATTCATCCGCGTGTCCTTCCCATAAAAGTAGATGGAGCTACGAAAGAGGAATACGCATGGGGGTTTCGTGTTGGGTTTCTGACATTCGGTATTCAAAATAAAGAAGTTTTAGAAGCATTAGAGGAAAAGACATTAGCTTCTATTCGAAGTACCATTTCATGTTGTTCACATCCTTCGCAAACATTTATTTTAGATGTTCTTCAACATCCGGATTTTAAGGCCCAACGAAAGAGTAACTTTCAGATAATGAAATCCCGGTGGCAAAGAATTAAGGAGATATTAAGCAGTTCAGACTATACTGATGCATTTGAACCCTATCCTTTTAATTCAGGTTATTTTATATGTCTCCGTATCAAACAGGTTGACGCAGAGTTGCTTCGGGAATACTTAGTTAATCATTACGGAGTTGGCACCATTTCTTTTGGCCATAATAATCTCCGACTCGCTTTTTCAAGTGTTGAATTAGAGGATTTAGATAAACTTTTTGTTTGTATTTATCAAGCATGTAAGGAACTAGAAAAGAAAACAGTCAAACTATAA
- a CDS encoding cytochrome c biogenesis protein CcdA, producing MKDISILFAFVGGGLSFFSPCVFPLLPAYITHLTGGKIENAKMQVNRAKLYSRSIGFIMGFSLVFIALGASASFIGKILMDYRVLIMQIAGLLIIIFGLQMAGLLNFKFLMKEKRIQTEHASKNVFSSVLLGMAFASGWSPCVGLALSSILLLASSSDTLSQGVFLLGAYSLGMAIPFFIISIVISYSLKTMRKINKYLSKLAFVNGMIMVGLGFLVLSGQLQKISSWLSAYSLFSL from the coding sequence ATGAAGGATATTAGCATACTTTTTGCATTTGTAGGAGGGGGATTGTCCTTTTTCTCTCCATGCGTGTTTCCTCTTTTGCCTGCTTATATTACCCATTTAACAGGTGGAAAGATTGAAAATGCAAAAATGCAGGTGAACCGCGCAAAACTTTATTCACGTTCAATTGGATTTATCATGGGCTTTAGTCTTGTCTTTATAGCGCTCGGTGCTTCAGCAAGCTTTATTGGAAAAATCCTTATGGACTATCGTGTTCTTATCATGCAGATAGCCGGTTTACTCATTATTATCTTTGGTTTGCAGATGGCTGGTTTATTAAATTTTAAATTTCTAATGAAGGAAAAAAGAATTCAGACCGAACATGCATCAAAAAATGTTTTTAGTTCTGTATTACTGGGAATGGCATTTGCCAGTGGATGGTCCCCTTGTGTCGGACTTGCTCTTTCCTCCATACTGTTATTAGCAAGCTCATCTGATACTTTGAGTCAGGGGGTTTTCTTGTTGGGAGCTTACTCTCTTGGCATGGCTATTCCATTCTTCATTATTTCTATTGTGATTTCTTATTCGTTAAAAACAATGAGAAAAATAAACAAGTACTTATCAAAGCTTGCATTTGTGAATGGAATGATCATGGTAGGCCTTGGATTTTTGGTGTTATCGGGGCAATTACAAAAAATCAGTTCCTGGCTCTCAGCCTATAGTTTATTTTCATTATAA
- a CDS encoding response regulator transcription factor, with amino-acid sequence MVQKHLIGKTVLLVEDDLKIRNLVKIYLIKEGYEVIEASNGWEAKEKIKQFDPCILILDLMLPKVNGEEVCKWVREDFKSRMPIIMLTAKVSEKDRIQGFKLGADDYVVKPFSPAELMARIEAVLRRTASRCSKLSFTGFTIKPAKGEAWIDGEQLELTHFEFKLLHMFMQHPDQVLSREQILDFIYENNEKAVSERTIDVHIKHLREKIKEKTPKDYIQTVRGMGYKFVAL; translated from the coding sequence TTGGTACAAAAACACCTTATCGGAAAAACAGTATTACTGGTAGAAGATGATCTGAAAATCCGTAACCTTGTAAAAATTTATTTGATTAAAGAAGGATATGAAGTCATAGAAGCATCAAATGGCTGGGAGGCAAAAGAAAAAATCAAGCAGTTCGACCCCTGTATATTAATACTTGATCTTATGCTGCCAAAAGTCAATGGTGAAGAGGTATGTAAATGGGTTCGAGAGGATTTTAAAAGCAGGATGCCCATCATTATGCTTACAGCGAAAGTGTCAGAAAAAGACCGAATCCAAGGCTTTAAGTTAGGAGCCGATGACTATGTTGTTAAACCTTTCAGTCCTGCTGAACTAATGGCGAGGATCGAAGCCGTTCTAAGAAGAACTGCAAGCCGCTGCAGCAAGTTGAGCTTTACGGGATTTACGATCAAGCCGGCAAAGGGAGAAGCATGGATTGATGGAGAACAGCTGGAGTTAACCCATTTTGAATTTAAGCTCCTGCATATGTTCATGCAGCATCCAGATCAAGTTTTATCAAGGGAGCAAATTCTTGACTTTATCTATGAAAACAATGAAAAAGCCGTGTCTGAAAGGACTATTGATGTGCATATTAAGCATTTGCGAGAGAAAATAAAAGAAAAGACACCAAAGGATTATATTCAAACGGTCAGAGGAATGGGGTATAAATTTGTGGCTTTATAA
- a CDS encoding ATP-binding protein produces the protein MWLYKHVSNLLSRLVALNGTVVLLAILLAGLSVKDYACFLVNSEQVVGQELVDMLNGFLWKVGALAFIISGLFHYFTVRKIIGPVKQLAIATKKIKEGNIPPKVETKASGELKELIENFNSMSETLFTVHEQREEMLRDIAHELRTPLTNINGYLEALENEVISGDPELFGSLLEESRRITRIVELITEINSWNNGNYFSEKQFRPVSISEVLTEAITTFQLKLNDQFTNTDIHIEQASLLGNKDGLAQVLSNVLQNILDYDTGSNLAVNGAVKNKTYVITFTHTGQFIAPEKKELIFERFYRLEESRSTRADGAGLGLAIAKSIVTAHRGKIGVESDGTHHTFWIVLPLEKAGRVDA, from the coding sequence TTGTGGCTTTATAAACACGTGTCTAATCTGTTATCAAGGCTGGTTGCTCTAAATGGCACCGTTGTTTTGCTCGCTATTCTCCTGGCAGGTTTGTCTGTTAAAGATTACGCTTGTTTTTTGGTCAATTCCGAACAAGTAGTGGGTCAGGAGCTTGTTGATATGTTGAATGGTTTTCTATGGAAAGTAGGAGCCCTTGCTTTTATCATCTCGGGTCTATTCCACTACTTCACTGTCAGGAAGATCATAGGACCCGTTAAACAATTGGCCATAGCTACTAAAAAAATCAAGGAAGGCAACATCCCGCCTAAAGTTGAAACGAAGGCATCAGGAGAATTGAAGGAACTCATTGAAAATTTTAATTCTATGTCTGAAACGCTCTTTACTGTCCATGAGCAACGGGAGGAAATGCTTCGTGATATTGCCCATGAGCTTCGGACGCCTTTAACGAATATAAATGGTTATCTGGAAGCACTTGAAAACGAAGTCATTAGCGGAGATCCTGAATTATTTGGCTCCCTGCTTGAGGAATCCCGGCGAATTACAAGAATCGTTGAACTGATAACAGAAATAAATTCCTGGAATAATGGAAACTATTTTTCAGAAAAGCAGTTTCGGCCAGTCTCCATAAGTGAAGTGCTTACAGAAGCGATAACGACCTTTCAGTTAAAACTAAATGATCAGTTTACAAACACTGACATTCATATTGAACAAGCAAGCCTATTAGGAAATAAAGATGGCCTCGCACAAGTTCTATCTAATGTTCTTCAAAACATTCTTGATTATGATACGGGAAGCAATCTGGCAGTAAACGGAGCAGTCAAAAATAAAACATACGTCATCACTTTTACTCATACCGGTCAATTTATTGCCCCCGAAAAAAAAGAACTTATCTTTGAGCGTTTTTATCGATTAGAAGAATCCAGAAGTACAAGAGCCGATGGAGCGGGGCTCGGCCTGGCCATCGCTAAAAGTATTGTCACTGCCCATCGTGGAAAGATTGGAGTCGAGTCAGACGGTACCCACCATACTTTTTGGATTGTGCTTCCGTTAGAGAAGGCCGGTAGAGTAGATGCGTAA